The Gloeocapsa sp. PCC 73106 genome includes a window with the following:
- a CDS encoding integrin alpha, which translates to MSFPAQFELSSLNGTNGFTLNGVAAYDYSGRSVSSAGDVNGDGIDDLIIGAFGADPNGSYSGSSYVVFGKSTPFNPILNLSSLDGTNGFTLNGVAANDRSGVSVSSAGDINGDGIEDLIIGASNADPNGSASGSSYVVFGKSTPFSSTLNLSTLDGSNGFTLNGVAA; encoded by the coding sequence ATGAGCTTCCCCGCCCAATTTGAACTCTCTAGTCTCAACGGCACCAACGGCTTTACTCTCAATGGGGTTGCAGCATATGACTATTCAGGCAGATCAGTAAGTAGTGCAGGGGATGTTAATGGCGATGGTATCGATGACCTTATTATTGGCGCATTCGGTGCCGACCCCAATGGAAGTTATTCAGGGTCGAGTTACGTGGTCTTTGGTAAGAGTACTCCCTTTAATCCTATCTTAAACCTCTCTAGTCTCGACGGTACTAACGGCTTTACCCTCAATGGGGTTGCAGCAAATGACAGATCAGGCGTATCAGTAAGTAGTGCAGGGGATATCAACGGCGATGGTATCGAGGACCTGATTATCGGTGCAAGCAATGCCGACCCCAATGGAAGTGCTTCAGGGTCGAGTTACGTGGTCTTTGGTAAGAGTACTCCCTTTAGTTCTACTTTAAACCTCTCTACTCTCGACGGGAGCAACGGCTTTACCCTCAATGGCGTTGCAGCA